In the Necator americanus strain Aroian chromosome X, whole genome shotgun sequence genome, TTCGTTCTTCAAAACGAAAACTATGTTCTCTTCTTAGTGAGTTGTGAGTTGTTCAAATGCAAATATATCCTATCTTTCTCTCTTCTGTATGATTTCTTGCCTATACAACCGACATATTTACAGCGATGATTGATTAACGTCGTGATCTACCGACGAACAAACATATAACGGATTTTGCAGCCTAAACATGTCCAGTAACAACGCACGAAATCGGCGACGACTACAAATGGTATTCGAAGAGCAAGAAAAAGCAGCAAAGCTAGCATCTACAGCAACTGGCTTCATCATGTACGTACGGTTGTCTGCTTGAGTTGTCCTACTGTACATCTTGTGATTATTGATCTCACACATCAATTCCGTCGTTTGGGGCATGTTTCTGGTAGGAATGCAATGATGATGCAATGACGAATATACGCAGTACTTTTCGTTCTTTCGAAATGTTGTTCTTTCCGGACAAAAATCGCTTAAAATATCAAGAACACTTCTGTTTCAAACATTATCCTATGTTTTCTCGAAAATGAATAGTATTTCAAATACTATTGATCATATACGAAGGTCAAAAATGCGTACGGGAGCCTTCAAGCAACTTTTCGTTCACTTTATCTTAAAGATTTAACCATTCTACACAATTATCTGGGATTTGATCTCTTTAACCTCGACAAATTCAAACGGCTATTACCGTGGCCcggaaaacattttatttgaattgtttTCTGTGCTAGTTCTAAAACTTTAGGGTTTCGATGAAGATTAATTTCATATAAATCTTTTATTTGGTAATTCTGCTCAGTAGCCATCCAGCTAGGTGTCGGTTCTTGGGGATATTTTAAGGAACATCCAAGctagttcatttctttcatctaATAAATTATGGAAATGATTTACTACTTCGCTTCTTTGTTAGTTTGTTAATTCTATCAGCCTACTGATTAGGAAActtctaaatgttttttttagatcgtactttttttttgcaaaattcatgTGGTGGAATAAAATTGACGTTAAGAAGGGATTTTCGCAAGCAACGTTACTAAGTTTGTCGCGCCCATGTGATTCATCATTAGACCTTGGCGCGGATTATAACGATGGAGCGTCATCGATGAATTTTAGTCTTCTCTCCagatctatttatttctaactAGGGGGAGGTTCAGCTAGAAATTGGTGGTCACATGGTTTTTGATTAATTGCTAAACAGGATAAGGGTATCATCAAAATAAAGTGGAAGATAACGCTTCCACGAATTCAAATAGATTTTTTAGTGACCGGTTGAGTTCTCTCAAAGAGATCACAGCAGGGAAATAACTAGTCATATTTACAATATAGTGAGGCtcttcactaaaaaaaaaatgtgtggatGACTGGCTATCATACTTCATttgaaattctcgaaaaaccCAGACATTGTTTCTTGAAAGATCAACACTCATCCTGACTTCTTTTTGTCAGGATTAAACCTATAGATTTGCATAGTGTAATTATAATATTCAGGTCAATCTGCTTCTTCGTACTGCCCGTTGTCTGGTCGAGCATGTTCCATCTGCTTCCACTATCAGCTCCAGCATGTGCTCCAGCTGGATTCGATCCATGGAGCGAATTCACCGACTTGTGAACAGTCCACGTCGGTGATTGTATTTCGACAGGTTTACCAAACAACCAGTCACTACAACATCTCAACTCGTGCCGGTTGACATACGTTCCCAGTGTATATGTACGTGTCACAGAGCCTACTATATACTCAACTCTACCGATGTAACCGTTTTGTTTTGTGCCTATTTCACTCTTCTAAGGAATAGCCGAAAGCCTGCAATTTCTATATACCGGGTTTTTTTCGCGAGAGCAACTGATTATTTCGCGGCTGTACATAGATCTCCACGAAGTTCATTAATAAATCCTACAGAGAATTCTTGTGTATTGTTGACTAGTACAGTTGGATCATTCGAACTAGAAACAGTGTCTCTTAAAAATGTACAAGTCTATGTGACACCATTGAAAGGTGTTGAACACTAAATCGAAgaggaaacaagaaacaaaggGAAACACTTAAGAAATATTAAGAGGCAAGGACTGACAATTTATGCAAGAGATCGTTGTTTGCAAGAAATAGCAAAATGGTGCAATAATGTTACAGTACTTGAGGTGGCGATCGTTTACGGCCgtgaaattttttccacaGCAAGTCAAACTTCATTAACGGTTGTTTGAGCATGTGTCGATTCGCGATTTTCTCCActtgttcctcttttttcgttcGTATTGGGAACCAGTACATTTCTGAAAAGTAGTTCAATCTAATTCTAATATACAAGCATGGTATGGATAAAGAAGCACACGACTGAAGCGATGATCGCTGAGCAAGTAGCAgtgatttcttaaaattattgATTCAATCATATTTCAACTAATTTGCCTCTCAACCATTGAAGTATTTAGTATAAGTGGCGAGTGActaaaatctgaaaatctgGGAAAATAGAGTAAAGATGGTTGGCAAGCATGGAATTAACAAACGAAGCGTTTTCTTGGAAAGTTTGGATTTTCTTGTATTcgttggtatttttttttattcaggaaCGAAGAATTAATTCGTTAACCTTCTGAGCTGCGCACATCACGTTTTTAAAACACGATGATCGACAACCTTCACCCACAACTTTCCACTAAAGCAATTCTTTGGATCCAGGTTACAGTCTAGAGTGCAGCtctatttttcaataaaaacagTTCCACTTTGTGAATATAATGTTGCACTGTGATCCAGCCCAACGAGGAAGCTAAGAATGACGTTTGCGTGTAACGtcgcagtttttcttttcttttacgcCGATTCTAACCCGTTCGCCAATGCAGTTGACTCTACGGACACGCATTGTGCTCAGAGAATCTATGGGCCCCTACAGAATAATACAGGAAATCTATAGCATCGTTCATAGTGGGGGAACAGATGTGAAAGTCATTTGGTGAAAAAATCCGAACATTCATTCACATTCATACATGCAAATTTCGAATTTCGCTtgcttttgtatttttcagaAGCAAAGGATTTCCTCTTCACTACTCACTATCACATGTTCTCactctgtgatttttttcttcaacatcaAAACAGCTAAGGAAGCGTTTCTCTTGCATAAAAATCGAAATATCGAAgtcttcaaaatatttgaacaatCGAACCATTAAATATGTCGAAACATTCAAGCGCTAGGAATACTGGAAACCTCATAATATTGAAACCATCGAAATACCGAAGtcttattataattattattctaCCTTATTCTCCAATTAAAGGCATTCggagtgatacggatttcaggtggagtatacgtatatgggatcgtagattatggagagaagggtgattccgtcaatttcttcctaattggcgtaaaaaacagcccggaagatgcggcttcgagcgttgcggcgcgctattttctacaatgtgttcgattggagcgcgccagccttgagcACGCGCGCAttatccgggccgttttttacggcaagaaaaagaaaaagaaaaaaggtgagaTCCACAACTGGACGCGAACGATCAGTACACGAAAATTCCGGAGAACGCAGAAATTtattgttaggaagaaatggacagaatcacacccctctccataatctactatcccgtgtacaagtactcctgaaatccgcaccacctcacattcgtggtatgctgcctttaaatatcgAAGTACAAATTCACAAGTGCGTTATGTTCATGGTACCATTCACTAAATGATTGATTTCCTCAACCAGTAGGAGTGTTTATCCGTGACTACTGAGAAATAGTTTTAGTGTAGGCAATAAATCATTTAAGGTGAGTATCACGATTATTTGCATCATGACCAATTCATCATTGCCCGTGTCTTGCCGAAACGTCCGCCACATGATCAGCGGGGATTTAAGTATTAGAAATATTCGCATTTCGCAATGATGACCTTGAATCGGTGCCAACTGTAGCGATCCGATGTGATGCAATCGGGAGAGGTCAGAACGGTCACTGGAGGTgtcacacacccacacacgcCCTCCCGCATAAACTATGAACACCGTTCATCAGGTACGTAGGAGTAAAGGATACTACAGATTTTATCATCGCGAAAATGATGAAAGATTCAGGGAATTCGTCAGCAAAAGTGTGAATAATTTCTATGAGGGAAAGAAGATAGCACTCAAGCAGTGtttcacttctattttttcctgaccagctaaaaaaaaatactttttagaAGATCAAAAGACTAACTGGAGGTTAAACTTAAGCTTACATCAGTAGACTATACTAAGAGCTGTAAGAGTGTAAGAGAACAGTGAGTGCATAAAAACGGAAATATTTAGAAGATTTAGAATTCCGTGCATTTTTGGTGAACAAGGCACTTCTCATTACTGATTCCTTTCTCATATTTGATGAGTTTACCAGTGATTTTAAAAAGAGGAATCGATTCGAGGTATCTTAGTTGGTTCCATTAAGTTCCATTTAGTTCTCCCCATTTTAAGCATTAATCTAGTCATTTGTCATAGTTTAACTAAGTATCATACTTCTAGTAACAATCATTCCAAGTACTATTGGTGCTCTATCGTAAATaagcatatttatttatttatctatttatttatttatttaccagcGGCTAAAGGCGTAAACGTCAAGCGCGTGTAAGATGCAGTTTGCCGCCGCCCTGAATAATCACAACCTCTAGGATTAGTTCTGTGGTTTTATTGACTGTGGAAATCGAAAGTTTTGTCTTTTCAGAAGTTAATCGGGTAGTGAGATCCACAACTGGACACGAACGATCAGTACACGAAAATTCCAGAGAACGCAGAAATTTATTGTGATCTTTcctaaaatttctgtttttttaagacAACTATATGTATTCCAGTTAGATTATTTGAAATTACATTGGAGACGAATCCAG is a window encoding:
- a CDS encoding hypothetical protein (NECATOR_CHRX.G26424.T3), which translates into the protein MLEGIVIPMVTSSIITCTCIWERTDITLNMSSNNARNRRRLQMVFEEQEKAAKLASTATGFIMSICFFVLPVVWSSMFHLLPLSAPACAPAGFDPWSEFTDL
- a CDS encoding hypothetical protein (NECATOR_CHRX.G26425.T1) — encoded protein: MRNFRLLWLVSLIIEATYGLNTVSDLIILHRLKKMYWFPIRTKKEEQVEKIANRHMLKQPLMKFDLLWKKFHGRKRSPPQVL